One genomic segment of Aminivibrio sp. includes these proteins:
- the rocD gene encoding ornithine--oxo-acid transaminase has product MARYTSEELMKMEHEYGAHNYHPLEVVISKAEGIWVEDPEGRRYIDMLSAYSAVNQGHRHPKIIKALKDQADILTLTSRAFFNDKWPLFAQKLSGVTGKEMILPMNTGAEAVETAIKTMRKWGYMVKGVEKDKAEIIVFAGNFHGRTVTIISFSVDPDAKDNYGPYTPGFVVVPYDDLEAVEKAVNKNTVGILVEPIQGEAGVVVPREGFLKGLESIARKNDILLAVDEIQTGFCRTGKTFAFEHEGITPDIIIMGKALGGGVMPVSAIAADKDVLGVFLPGTHGSTFGGNPLACAVASASIDVLFEEKLAERSAELGAYFMEGIRALNSPKIKLVRGKGLLIGVVLHESAGKARNYTTALKEKGLLCKETHNWIIRFAPPLIITKQEIDIALGKMAEVFCGVEAKA; this is encoded by the coding sequence ATGGCCCGCTACACATCAGAAGAACTGATGAAAATGGAACATGAATACGGTGCCCACAACTACCATCCTCTGGAAGTCGTAATTTCAAAGGCTGAAGGTATCTGGGTCGAAGACCCGGAAGGACGCCGTTACATAGACATGCTCTCGGCATACTCGGCAGTGAACCAGGGACATCGGCATCCAAAAATAATCAAGGCACTCAAGGACCAGGCCGATATCCTCACGCTCACCTCGAGGGCTTTCTTCAACGACAAGTGGCCCCTCTTCGCCCAGAAACTTTCCGGTGTAACAGGGAAAGAAATGATACTCCCCATGAACACCGGTGCGGAAGCCGTCGAAACAGCCATCAAAACCATGAGAAAATGGGGTTACATGGTCAAGGGCGTTGAAAAGGACAAAGCTGAAATCATCGTCTTCGCCGGGAATTTCCACGGCAGAACGGTCACCATCATCTCCTTCTCCGTCGATCCCGACGCAAAGGATAATTATGGCCCCTACACCCCGGGATTTGTCGTCGTCCCCTACGACGATCTCGAAGCGGTGGAAAAGGCCGTAAATAAAAATACTGTCGGCATACTTGTAGAACCCATTCAGGGAGAGGCCGGCGTGGTAGTGCCGAGGGAAGGGTTCCTCAAGGGACTTGAATCCATTGCCCGGAAGAACGACATCCTCCTTGCAGTTGACGAAATCCAGACGGGATTCTGCCGCACGGGAAAGACCTTCGCCTTCGAGCACGAAGGGATCACGCCCGACATCATCATCATGGGCAAGGCGCTCGGCGGCGGAGTGATGCCCGTCTCCGCCATCGCCGCCGACAAGGACGTCCTTGGCGTGTTTCTTCCCGGGACCCACGGTTCGACCTTCGGAGGGAACCCCCTTGCCTGCGCCGTGGCATCCGCATCAATCGACGTGCTCTTCGAGGAGAAGCTGGCCGAACGCTCCGCGGAACTTGGAGCCTATTTCATGGAGGGAATCCGGGCTTTGAACTCCCCAAAGATCAAACTGGTCAGGGGGAAAGGCCTTCTTATCGGCGTGGTTCTTCACGAATCCGCAGGCAAGGCCCGGAACTACACCACCGCCCTCAAGGAGAAAGGGCTTCTCTGCAAGGAGACCCACAACTGGATCATCCGGTTCGCTCCCCCACTGATTATAACAAAACA
- a CDS encoding tripartite tricarboxylate transporter TctB family protein, whose protein sequence is MKKTLRIIFGVSLVLVSLWVIRTSSTFPEAVSAGKKIPGPAFFPVLLSVVLIPCGLYQVVSGLKSGEEASGRGWGPVGANGVIVILSLAVYVQLMQWMGYALSTVLFSMFLLLRLRVSVLKAFAVTFITVVFILLVFGRVFQIQLPLGELGLPW, encoded by the coding sequence ATGAAAAAAACTCTGAGAATCATCTTCGGCGTATCGCTGGTCCTTGTTTCCCTGTGGGTTATCCGTACAAGTTCCACATTTCCGGAGGCTGTATCTGCCGGAAAGAAAATCCCCGGCCCGGCATTTTTCCCGGTTCTTCTTTCCGTTGTGCTGATTCCCTGCGGGCTGTACCAGGTGGTTTCAGGCCTGAAGTCCGGGGAGGAAGCCTCCGGCAGGGGATGGGGCCCCGTAGGGGCGAACGGGGTAATTGTAATACTTTCCCTTGCAGTATATGTTCAGCTTATGCAATGGATGGGATATGCTCTTTCCACCGTTCTTTTTTCCATGTTTCTCCTTCTCCGTCTCAGGGTAAGCGTGCTGAAAGCTTTCGCAGTGACATTCATTACAGTCGTTTTTATTCTTCTTGTCTTCGGCCGCGTCTTTCAAATTCAGCTCCCCCTCGGCGAGTTGGGACTTCCATGGTAG
- the hisD gene encoding histidinol dehydrogenase, whose amino-acid sequence MIVLKEAKKRGAEGTESVEKTVRDILKDVRSGGDEAVRNYTEKFDGFRPASLRVDEKTVREAYSKVSQEMVETLQFAARRIRDFAVKQKECMKELRWEISPGVVLGHRLIPVASCGCYVPAGRYPLPSSALMSAIPAKVAGVKRIAACSPASRGQEGIHPAVLVAMDIAGVDEIYCMGGAQAVGAFAFGTETLEPVDIITGPGNRYVTEAKRQVSGSVGIDMLAGPSEVVIIADGSAPPEWVAADALARCEHDPNSWTVIVTTSRKLAEKTAEEILRQAEGLPTGKAALEAWQNNGRILLADSLEEAVKIADGIAPEHLQVMTENSLETAEKLTNFGSLFIGPYAPVAFGDYVSGPNHILPTARCARFSNGVYAGTFIKVSSYQEITREGAYSLAEKCAAFADMEGLFGHKRSAELRKKDGVSDRKEE is encoded by the coding sequence ATGATCGTTTTAAAGGAAGCGAAAAAAAGAGGAGCGGAAGGAACCGAGTCGGTAGAGAAGACGGTGAGGGACATCCTCAAGGATGTCCGGTCGGGTGGCGACGAGGCCGTCAGGAATTACACGGAAAAATTCGACGGTTTCCGGCCCGCTTCACTGCGGGTTGACGAAAAAACAGTCCGGGAAGCTTACAGCAAAGTGTCCCAGGAAATGGTGGAAACCCTGCAGTTCGCGGCCCGGAGAATCCGCGATTTCGCCGTGAAACAGAAGGAGTGCATGAAAGAACTCCGCTGGGAAATTTCCCCCGGCGTTGTCCTCGGGCACAGGCTCATTCCCGTGGCTTCCTGCGGGTGCTATGTTCCCGCAGGAAGATACCCCCTTCCGTCGTCGGCACTGATGTCGGCCATTCCGGCAAAGGTGGCGGGTGTGAAACGCATAGCGGCCTGTTCACCGGCGAGCAGGGGGCAGGAGGGTATTCACCCCGCCGTTCTCGTGGCCATGGATATTGCCGGCGTGGACGAAATCTACTGCATGGGGGGAGCCCAGGCCGTGGGAGCCTTCGCTTTCGGCACGGAAACTCTGGAACCGGTGGATATAATCACAGGGCCCGGAAACCGCTATGTGACGGAAGCAAAACGCCAGGTGAGCGGGTCCGTGGGAATCGATATGCTTGCCGGCCCGAGCGAGGTGGTCATCATTGCCGACGGTTCGGCACCCCCCGAATGGGTGGCGGCCGACGCTCTCGCCCGGTGCGAGCATGATCCGAACTCGTGGACGGTTATCGTGACCACCAGCAGGAAACTTGCGGAGAAGACCGCCGAAGAGATTCTCCGGCAGGCTGAGGGTCTTCCCACGGGAAAGGCTGCTCTCGAAGCATGGCAGAACAATGGAAGGATCCTGCTGGCCGATTCCCTGGAGGAAGCCGTGAAAATCGCCGACGGTATCGCCCCGGAACACCTCCAGGTAATGACCGAAAACAGCTTGGAAACCGCGGAAAAACTGACTAATTTCGGTTCACTTTTTATCGGCCCCTATGCCCCGGTTGCGTTTGGGGACTATGTTTCCGGCCCGAACCACATTTTGCCGACCGCCCGGTGCGCACGGTTTTCCAATGGAGTGTACGCCGGAACCTTTATAAAGGTCAGCTCCTACCAGGAAATCACCCGCGAGGGCGCATATTCCCTGGCAGAAAAATGCGCCGCTTTCGCCGACATGGAGGGGCTTTTCGGCCATAAGCGGTCCGCGGAGCTTCGGAAAAAAGACGGCGTGAGCGACAGGAAAGAAGAATGA
- a CDS encoding SDR family NAD(P)-dependent oxidoreductase — protein MTAFLDQFSLAGKTAVVTGAGRGLGKGYSLGLAAAGAAVVCADIDGTAAEKTAAEIRLSGGRAEGIRLDVTRPDEVRECFRSTADRMGSLDILVNNAGVEEINDFLSVTEEQYDKIMAVNLRGVFFCAQAAARIMVTQGRGKIVNIGSLGSAIGLAKSSVYCGTKGGVVQITKAMAIELARSNIQVNAMGPGYFRTPMTEPFFLDPDHKRWIEERIPAGRVGTAEDLLGTLVFLCSSASNYLTGQIIYIDGGWLAS, from the coding sequence ATGACGGCATTTCTCGATCAATTTTCCCTCGCCGGCAAAACTGCGGTGGTGACCGGTGCGGGCCGAGGTCTTGGGAAGGGGTATTCTCTGGGGCTTGCCGCGGCAGGGGCTGCCGTGGTGTGCGCTGATATTGACGGAACGGCCGCCGAAAAAACGGCCGCAGAGATCCGCCTTTCCGGCGGAAGAGCCGAAGGTATCCGCCTAGACGTGACGAGACCAGACGAGGTCCGGGAGTGTTTTCGTTCGACGGCGGACAGGATGGGGAGTCTCGATATTCTTGTGAACAACGCGGGTGTGGAGGAGATCAATGATTTCCTTTCGGTGACGGAGGAACAGTACGACAAGATCATGGCCGTCAACCTCAGGGGAGTGTTTTTCTGCGCCCAGGCTGCGGCACGGATCATGGTAACGCAGGGCCGGGGGAAAATAGTGAACATCGGTTCTCTCGGCAGTGCCATAGGCCTGGCGAAGTCCTCCGTGTACTGCGGAACCAAGGGCGGAGTAGTGCAAATCACGAAGGCCATGGCTATCGAACTGGCACGATCGAACATCCAGGTGAACGCCATGGGGCCCGGATACTTCAGAACACCCATGACCGAGCCCTTCTTCCTCGACCCGGATCACAAGCGGTGGATCGAGGAGCGCATTCCGGCGGGGAGGGTGGGGACTGCCGAAGATCTCCTGGGTACGCTCGTGTTTCTCTGCAGTTCCGCCTCGAACTATCTTACAGGGCAGATTATCTATATTGATGGTGGCTGGCTCGCGAGTTGA
- a CDS encoding tripartite tricarboxylate transporter permease, translated as MFEEILAVFRPAIFFPWILSMAFGVLIGGTPGLTATMGVALIIPVTYYMEPLAGMAMILGVSFTSIFTGDIPATLLRIPGTPASGAATLDGYELTKQGRGMEALSIDLLCSAIGGFIGMLLLMAVAPPLARFALKFTNFQYFWLGIFGLSMSAVLSAGRPINGVLSATLGLLVSTVGMDITTGLPRFTGGNMELLEGIGFIPAMVGLFGLSEVLKNVGDAKLLGTSSIPEFGRISLWETLKIILRNKLTVLKASILGTCVGALPGAGADIAAWVAYGMEKKTSKHPEEFGKGSIKGVIAPTSANNAALGGTWIPALVFGVPGDSITAIVLGAMLMYGLRPGPLIFQENLKLVHGIFAVGLISQFLLIPVGLIGIRVFGKILRMPRNIVMVIVLIFSVIGSYAIRNSFFDIYIMAAFGVAGFFFEYLDIPLPPLILAIILGPMIEDNLRVGLIKTHGGLGKFIFDPICLTLIILIFFVFFGGPVMKFFRRGRKE; from the coding sequence ATGTTCGAGGAAATACTCGCCGTTTTCCGCCCCGCCATTTTTTTCCCGTGGATCCTTTCCATGGCCTTCGGAGTCCTTATCGGAGGAACCCCCGGTCTGACGGCCACCATGGGGGTGGCCCTCATCATACCCGTAACCTATTACATGGAACCTCTCGCAGGAATGGCCATGATTCTCGGCGTTTCCTTCACGTCCATCTTCACCGGTGACATACCGGCAACCCTCCTTCGGATTCCCGGGACCCCGGCTTCAGGAGCTGCGACACTCGACGGCTACGAGCTGACAAAACAGGGACGGGGAATGGAAGCCCTTTCCATTGACCTTCTCTGTTCCGCCATAGGGGGTTTCATCGGAATGCTCCTTCTTATGGCGGTCGCCCCTCCGCTGGCAAGATTTGCCCTCAAATTCACCAACTTCCAGTATTTCTGGCTCGGAATCTTCGGTCTGAGCATGAGCGCTGTTCTGAGCGCGGGAAGGCCCATCAACGGCGTTTTGTCCGCAACGCTCGGGCTTCTTGTTTCCACCGTCGGAATGGACATCACCACCGGTCTTCCCCGGTTCACCGGGGGAAACATGGAACTTCTGGAAGGAATCGGGTTCATACCTGCCATGGTGGGACTCTTCGGCCTCTCAGAGGTGCTCAAGAATGTGGGAGACGCAAAGCTCCTCGGCACAAGCAGCATACCTGAATTCGGGCGCATCTCCCTTTGGGAAACCCTGAAGATTATTCTCCGGAACAAGCTGACCGTTTTAAAGGCCTCGATTCTTGGCACGTGCGTCGGTGCCCTTCCCGGCGCCGGAGCCGACATTGCCGCATGGGTCGCCTACGGTATGGAGAAAAAGACATCCAAACACCCCGAAGAATTCGGCAAGGGATCGATAAAGGGAGTCATTGCCCCAACGAGCGCCAACAATGCGGCCTTGGGAGGAACCTGGATTCCGGCCCTTGTCTTCGGCGTTCCCGGAGATTCGATCACGGCAATTGTCCTCGGGGCAATGCTTATGTACGGGCTGAGGCCGGGACCGCTCATTTTCCAGGAGAACCTGAAACTCGTTCACGGAATTTTCGCGGTCGGACTGATTTCTCAGTTTCTTCTCATTCCGGTGGGGCTCATCGGGATTCGGGTTTTCGGAAAGATCCTGAGAATGCCCCGGAATATCGTCATGGTCATCGTGCTCATTTTCTCGGTCATCGGCTCCTACGCCATCAGAAACAGTTTCTTCGACATCTACATCATGGCCGCGTTCGGTGTTGCCGGTTTTTTCTTTGAATACCTCGATATTCCCCTGCCTCCGCTCATTCTCGCCATTATCCTGGGGCCGATGATAGAGGACAATCTGAGGGTGGGGCTTATCAAAACCCACGGAGGGCTCGGCAAATTCATCTTTGACCCGATCTGCCTCACCCTGATTATTCTCATCTTTTTCGTCTTTTTCGGAGGTCCTGTCATGAAATTTTTCAGGAGGGGAAGAAAGGAGTAA
- a CDS encoding tripartite tricarboxylate transporter substrate binding protein, which yields MRKMSRILIFSVLFVFLASAAFAAFPERAVSVVCPWGAGGGTDRLTRFMAAQLEKELGKPFPVTNKTGGNGAVGHSAGAFSKPDGYTITMVTLELATMHWMGLTELTYADFDYVIQLNQDPAGVMVKADAPWKNLGELLEAVKADPEKFKFSGTAAGGVWDLARIGMLDKAGIPVNAVSWIPTTGAAPSIIELLGGHVEVITCSLPEAASQIAAGEIRPLAIMADSRDPAFPDVPTLKESGIDWSAGTWRGFAVPKGTPAEVIDVLYNAMKKITDSDEYKEFMGKNGFGVMIRGPKEFAEFVRRQDTDLKNVMELGGYLKK from the coding sequence ATGAGAAAGATGTCGCGAATACTGATATTTTCGGTCCTCTTCGTTTTTCTGGCCTCGGCTGCCTTTGCCGCCTTCCCTGAAAGAGCCGTTTCCGTCGTCTGCCCCTGGGGAGCGGGCGGCGGAACAGACAGGCTGACCCGTTTCATGGCGGCCCAGCTCGAGAAAGAACTCGGCAAGCCTTTCCCCGTCACAAACAAGACGGGCGGCAACGGCGCCGTCGGTCATTCGGCAGGAGCCTTTTCAAAACCGGACGGTTATACAATCACCATGGTGACCCTGGAACTGGCCACCATGCACTGGATGGGTCTGACAGAACTCACATATGCGGATTTCGACTACGTGATCCAGCTGAACCAGGACCCCGCCGGGGTGATGGTGAAGGCTGACGCTCCATGGAAGAACCTCGGTGAGCTTCTTGAAGCGGTGAAGGCTGATCCTGAAAAGTTCAAGTTCTCCGGAACTGCTGCCGGCGGTGTCTGGGACCTTGCAAGGATAGGGATGCTCGACAAGGCGGGCATCCCTGTCAATGCCGTCAGCTGGATCCCCACTACGGGAGCCGCTCCCTCGATCATCGAGCTTCTTGGAGGTCACGTGGAAGTAATCACCTGCAGCCTTCCCGAAGCGGCCTCCCAGATTGCAGCCGGAGAAATACGCCCCCTGGCCATTATGGCCGATTCCCGGGACCCCGCTTTCCCGGATGTTCCGACACTGAAAGAAAGCGGCATCGACTGGTCGGCCGGAACGTGGCGGGGTTTTGCCGTCCCGAAGGGCACTCCTGCCGAAGTAATCGATGTCCTGTACAACGCCATGAAAAAGATTACCGATTCCGACGAATACAAGGAGTTCATGGGCAAGAACGGCTTCGGGGTAATGATCCGCGGTCCGAAAGAGTTCGCTGAATTCGTCCGCCGGCAGGATACTGACCTCAAGAACGTCATGGAACTGGGCGGCTATCTAAAAAAATAG